CCCAAAGGCCCCAAGGAAGAGCTCAGGAATGAAACTGAAAGCTTTTGATTCCCAGCTCCCAGCTCTTATTCTACATCTTGTTCTGTCCCACCTACTCACCCCCATCCTCACCTGGGGGGGTGTCCCCGAGGGGGGATCCAGGGTGGCAGCCAGCAGCGCAGAATTTAAAGCTATGAGGGTAGGGGGGGCTGAAAGTGGGGGGAAAAGTAGGGGGGACAGGTCTCCCAAGCCTGAAAATGGCTCCCCACTTGGACCCCCGGCTCCCTCTGCAgatccctccccatccccagctgTGGGGCCCAGAGCCAACAGGGGCAGGAAAGAGGCAAGGAGGTTGCTGGGAGGTGCTGAAGGAGGTGGAAGAAGGTCTGAGGGTGGTGGAGGAAGCAAGGAAGCCACCAAAAGCGAAGGCCCTTCAGGCTCTCCTGGGGCTAGGGGAGGACCAGGTCCTCCTGGTGGGGGTAGCAGGGGCTCAGGGGGAGGTTGTCCTCCTCCCCCAGTCAGCACACCAAATAAACTGTGGTTGAGCAAtggagaaggtggaggctgcccCAGACTCAGAGGGAGAGGCAAGGCCCCAAGCATCCCAGGGAAGCCAGCTCCACTCAGTGCCAGGCCCTGCTCagggctggggaaagggaaagCCTCTCCACCAGCCAGGGGAGGCAGAGGGCAGGCCGGGCctgcccccatccccagcccTTCGGATGGGCTTTGAAGCACAGGGCTGGGGACTACTGGGGCTTTGGAGGCAGCTGGTGGGGCAGGGGCACCTGTAAAAGAGGAGAGAAATTCAGCTCAAGGGAGGCCCTTTCTCCCATCATCCAAAGAAGCCAacctccctgcccccaacccAGAAAACCCTCAAAGAGCTCTCTGAACATTCCCCTAAATGCCTTGGCTGCCTCTTTCCAGCCAGGATGAGGAAGGGCTCCACAATACTCACATACCTGGCACACTGCTGAGGCTGCCACTGGTGGTCCCAGGCAGGGAGGGCTGGATGGGGTGCCTGGGCTGGGGGGGGCTCCCTGAGGagagggttgggggaggaggaaggtgtGCATCTGACCCCAAAAGGTTAAAGCTTCCATCAGAGTGGGAAGGGCCAGGGGTGGGGAGTCCCAGCAGGGACAGCACAGAAGGGAGAATTGGTTGGGATGGCTCCGGGAGAGAAAAGGGTTGGGGGACAGGAGCAGGGGCCCGAGGACGGCTCCGTCTAGGGGTTTGAGGGCCTCTCCCTTCTAGCAATCGAAATACAGTAGGGGGTCTGCGGGGACGACGCTGAGAGGGACGAAGTGATGAGTGGGAAGCTGAGGGTGCCTGGGCACGGGGCCTTCGGCCCTGTAAAGTGCTGGGAGGGGGTAGTGGGGGATGCTGTGCCTTGGCCGCTGCAGAGAGTAGGCTGCTAGCAAGGAAGGGGGGTGCCCCAGGCCCCTCCACCGTGGGGGCCCCTCCCAGGGGCCCCAAGACCAGGGGCAGGTGCATAGTGGCTGAAGACACTGGTGGCTGAGTGGCAGGACCAGGGTGGGTGGGGAGATTATTGCtcgggggcaggggagggggtgtTAAGGCATCACTACAGTGGAAGAGAGGAGGGTCTGAAGGTGGTGAGGAGGAGGCATGAGGGGCCGGAGGAGAGCCCAGGTCAGAGGGCACCAGGCTGGATCTGAGGGCAGCTCCCCAGTTGTATGAGGGAGCATTGAGGCTGATagcaggtggaggaggtggggctgGAGAGGGGGCATTGCCCCTTGGGAGGAAACGGGGGCTGCTACTGCCCCCAGAAGGGACTGGGTCAGGAAGCCTTGGGGGGAAAAGCCCCCCAGGGCCTGCTAGAGTGGGAAAGGCCTGGGAAACTGAGGGTGGTTCTGGGGGAAGGGAGCCAGGACCCCCATTAAGTGGAGTTGTAGGAGGAACTCGACAGGGAGGGCGGGCAGAGGGGGGCCCTGGGGACACAGTGTGGAACATTTGGGGGCTCGCTCCCTCTCCtgcaataaatgaaaaatgaaggaTCAGCCTGTGGCTCCCCTTCCAAAAACTCTTTTGTCTTCTCTAGTCCCATCTCCCACAAGTTCCCAACCTCCCTGTGCCCTCCTCTCAACATGCAGCTCCCCACCCACTCCCCTTTCTCTTTGCTCCCTCTCAAGGAACTCCTCCCACCATCAGCCTTCCAAGCCCTTAGGTTTTCCTCGGTCTTCTGTAAAGTGGCAGAAGACTCACCAGGAGAAGAGTGTGAGCAGGTGGTCTCCATGCTGCGGTACAGAGTTGCCATAGCAACAGCTTTCCGCCGGTGGTTGCACAGCTTGGTCATGTCCTCCTCTGATGctggccccaccccagccccacccgGGGTCACCGGGGCCAAAGGGTCAAAGTTGAAAACCTGTAAGGTGGAAAGCAAGGACAGGGACCCTGAGGGGCTGGAACCTGTGAGAAGGGCTACCTCAGTCAGTGATTTGCATTAAGACTTTTAGCTTATCTCTGTACTCTCAGGCGCCCCTCACCACTCTGACCTTGGGGACATTAAGTGGACACTCCAGACCGCACTTGCAGGTCCCATCGCTGAGGAGGTAGCTCCGGGTTTGCTCCAAGGAAGACAGCTCTGTGCCACTTGGACTGCGAGAGGACAGGGTCAGAGGACATGGGGTTAGCTGGCAGTGAATCAGGCAATATTCCTAAAGCACAGTGCTTAAGTTACAGATCCTCCTAGAAGAACAGAGGataaggaatgtgggaagacaCAGAAAAAGGGAGAATGGATTCAAAGGCCCAGAGCTACAGAAAGCaaaaaggctgaggaaggaaggggaagagaggagagcaATCGGGTACCAGAGAgctgagctgagagaagaaacgGAAGAAAGAAAACCCGGGCAACTGGAGTGGCAGAGCTTGGGGACCTGTGAAGATCCGTACCTGATGTAGAGCACAGCACCCTCTCGCACACAGCGCTGCCAGCCGATGGGGACAGATGTGGCCACAGGGCCCCCAGCTCTGTCTGCTCCACTGCTCTCATTGCCCCCATTCATTGTGTGTAATCAGCTCCCGCGTGCCTGATAACACAGACATCCATGTAGGCACTAGGAGGATTAAACTGGGCGAAGTACCTGAGAGAGGACTCCAGGAAGGCAAAGGTTGTGGGGAGACCCAAGAAAACTCAGGGGAAGCCCCAGAGGAGCAAGGGGAACCCCTCAGCTGGGAGGGAGACTGAGGAGTCCTCTGCCGTATCACCACAGCTACCTGAACATCTCTGCAAACATTGTGGGGTCCAGTCTAAAGCCGGGGCCACCAGCTTAGCCCACACCTGCAACGCAAGTAGAGAGATGGGACTGTCAGGAGTCTGCCCAACTCTAAAGAGCACCACAGCCCAGCACCCTCTCAAGAGAAAGATCCTTAACAATGTGAGGCAGGCACCTATAAAGATCTCGGGGATCTGCTGGCTTAGTCTACAACCATCCTTTCCAAGCCCAGTCCCTAGGGACCAGAGGGTCAGAACCTCAGCTCCCTGGGACCAAGAAAGTCTAGCCCAATTCTTAGGCATATGAAGGGCAAGGCCTCCCTCCATTCGGAGTAGAAGACTTCAACCAGGAGTATGGGCACATTCCCATAATGCTAGGCCACTAGGAAGTTTCCCAGAGTGTCTGGCTCCTGTTGTTCTCTACCCAGGAAGATGATATAAAAAGTACAGATTGCCCCACAGGTCACCAGGCAATTGCCCAACTGCCCGCTGGGGTGGTACCAGCAGAACTCCCCCCATGCCTGCTCCGTCAGACAATCGCTGATCTAGTTCATTCGGGTCTTAAGAGGTGAGGATCACAGCTCAGTCTTCTCCCAGGATCCTGGGAAGCTCCTGATTTTCCCTCAAGCCTAAGGCAAAGGGATTCAGAACCTCCTATTCCACTGGCTTCCGATTATCTCCAAGAGAGCCTGTCCTCCGATAGAAGGGGAAGCCCCTCCAACCTGCAGGTATCCTCCCCAGCCTCACCATTGCTCCCACCCCACACTGGCGGCTTCCAAACTTTCCCTCTCACAACAAggcgccctgtcacccagactgcttCCCTCAGcttgaggaggaggggaaggcgcACGAAGTAGGAAGGAACTTGGGGAGAGGGCGGGCGGAGGGTGGGCGAAGCACTGAGGGGAGGGCGGTGAGGAAGGCAGAAGTCTGGCAGTGAGAGGGAGAAGCGGCGGGGGCAGGTGAGGGCGGGGGAGTGGGGATGGGGCCGGGGAAAGGGGCCGAGAGGACGCGGAGGGGGCAGAGGGTAGggacaggaggggaggggagggggaggggcagggtggggggggCCGGGCCCCGCACTCACCGCGGCCCATGGTTCGGCCGGCCCCGCCCTGCGCAGTCGCGGCCCAGAGGGTGagtgggagggggtgggaggagggtcgGTGGAGCCCGAGCCTCCGGTACGGCCCCGGCCGGTCCTAGCAGGAagcgccgctgccgccgccgcggaTCACCGAGCGGCCTCCCGCGCATGCGCCATGGGGGCCAGGGGCAGCCCTGGGGATTCCGTTCCCAGAAGGCACTGCGCAGGCtgctgccgctgccgccgccgccgccgtcgctgccgcagccgccgccgcaggAGCCGCCGCCTCCGCCGCTGCCCGGACGGGAGAGGGGCGGGGCCGGGCCCCCGCCCAGCGGACAGCGACGAGCCAACTGGAGGGGCCGCAGTGCGCATGCGGGAGCGCGCCTACCCCTCCCCCACAACCCCCCATTAATCCCCAAGAGAACAAACACCCCACGCGGCCCCCCCGCCCTCCGCGGAAGGATCTGCGCCTCTTCCCAGGCCACTGGTGGCGAATCCCAGCCCTCCTCAGGGAGGGGCCCCTTCCAAAGCCACAGTCTGTTGCGGGAACCAGGAATGCCAGGTCCGGGAGGGGCCAGGCCCCGAAAGATGAAAGTCGCGACTTGCCCTGCCCCGCCCCAAAGGCTTCCCGGGTAGTGTGCTGGGACTTGACCCGCCTCCCCAGGTCAACATGTCACAACACGACCTCAGCCTGTCAAGTCACATGACCTCTGCCTGTCACTGACAACCTGGTCTGTCTTTAGGCCAGGAGAGACCATCTGGTCCACCCTCCACACTACCCCCATTTTCGAGAGAGGAAATGGAGTTGTGGAGCAACGGAGCAGCCTAACCAAAGACCTGTCattgccacagcactccagtcacAACCGGCCTTGTGACAGTTTCTACTTAAACTCTGGCTGCCCCCATGAGGGTATGACAGGATATGTAACAGGCCACCACATGGCCTCTGTTTTCAAGGCACAAGAAAAATACTTTGCATTCTGGGTGGTGCGTTTTACTTTTGGTCAAGTTGCCTCCAAGTTCATGGTTCTCATTTTACCTTCACAACGCTTATTTTAATTTACAAACAAGGACGGTAAGATCCCTTGGCAAGTGAGGGGGAGTTGAGGCTAAAATCGCGGCTCCGGTCTCCCCAGTCCAGGGCGGTCCTGCGCTGAAGTGCACTCACACGTCCCGGGATGAGACTCCGCTGTAAATCTCGACCCGAACACCTAGGAGGCAGGCCTGTGCCGCGCTCCTCACACAGGCAGTCACAGGACTTGCTGTCTGGTACAGCAAGAGAGGGTCTTGGAGAAAGCCATAAGAGTACCGTGGGGGAAAATAGGTGGCCAAACACAATCAGGTCCACTGGGCAAAATACATGACTTCTGGCAGGCTGAGGGCTTACCAACTACAAGGTAAAAGTCAAGGGCGCTGTTCTGAGAGTAGCGGAAAATGACTACCAAGGGATTCCAGTACCTCGGCCCCTTTTGGGAGATTTACGGGGCTAGAACAGGAGACCACccccgttttttttttgtttgtttgttttgttttttgtttttggtgaaacgtagtctcgctctgtcacccaggctggagtgcagtggcgcgatctcggtcactgcaacatccgcctccagggttcaagcgattcttctgcctctgcctccagagtagctgggactacaggcgcgcatcaccacacccggctaatttttgtatttttagtagagacggggtttcgccatgttggtcaggctgatctcgaactcctgacctcaagtgatccgctctcctcagcctcccaaagtgctgggattacaggcgtaagccactgagcccggccaggAGACCTCTTTAAGAAGACTCGAGGTGTCGACAATCCCAGTGGATGGATACCAAcgttcaaaagaaaagttcaaaagGCCTATGTGCCCATTAGCTGGGAGGggccaagaaatatgggactccCTTATAGTGGGGGTAAAACGGCGGGTAAAGCTAGGTGGGCGGAACAGCAGCTTCTGGGGGAGACAAGCGGCAAAGAG
The Gorilla gorilla gorilla isolate KB3781 chromosome 10, NHGRI_mGorGor1-v2.1_pri, whole genome shotgun sequence genome window above contains:
- the LOC129526060 gene encoding basic salivary proline-rich protein 1-like, with the protein product MRHGGQGQPWGFRSQKALRRLLPLPPPPPSLPQPPPQEPPPPPLPGRERGGAGPPPSGQRRANWRGRSAHAGARLPLPHNPPLIPKRTNTPRGPPALRGRICASSQATGGESQPSSGRGPFQSHSLLREPGMPGQERPSGPPSTLPPFSREEMELWSNGAA
- the MBD6 gene encoding methyl-CpG-binding domain protein 6 isoform X3 codes for the protein MNGGNESSGADRAGGPVATSVPIGWQRCVREGAVLYISPSGTELSSLEQTRSYLLSDGTCKCGLECPLNVPKVFNFDPLAPVTPGGAGVGPASEEDMTKLCNHRRKAVAMATLYRSMETTCSHSSPGEGASPQMFHTVSPGPPSARPPCRVPPTTPLNGGPGSLPPEPPSVSQAFPTLAGPGGLFPPRLPDPVPSGGSSSPRFLPRGNAPSPAPPPPPAISLNAPSYNWGAALRSSLVPSDLGSPPAPHASSSPPSDPPLFHCSDALTPPPLPPSNNLPTHPGPATQPPVSSATMHLPLVLGPLGGAPTVEGPGAPPFLASSLLSAAAKAQHPPLPPPSTLQGRRPRAQAPSASHSSLRPSQRRPRRPPTVFRLLEGRGPQTPRRSRPRAPAPVPQPFSLPEPSQPILPSVLSLLGLPTPGPSHSDGSFNLLGSDAHLPPPPTLSSGSPPQPRHPIQPSLPGTTSGSLSSVPGAPAPPAASKAPVVPSPVLQSPSEGLGMGAGPACPLPPLAGGEAFPFPSPEQGLALSGAGFPGMLGALPLPLSLGQPPPSPLLNHSLFGVLTGGGGQPPPEPLLPPPGGPGPPLAPGEPEGPSLLVASLLPPPPSDLLPPPSAPPSNLLASFLPLLALGPTAGDGEGSAEGAGGPSGEPFSGLGDLSPLLFPPLSAPPTLIALNSALLAATLDPPSGTPPQPCVLSAPQPGPPTSSVTTATTDPGASSLGKAPSNSGRPPQLLSPLLGASLLGDLSSLTSSPGALPSLLQPPGPLLSGQLGLQLLPGGGAPPPLSEASSPLACLLQSLQQIPPEQPEAPCLPPESPASALEPEPARPPLSALAPPHGSPDPPVPELLTGRGSGKRGRRGGGGLRGINGEARPARGRKPGSRREPGRLALKWGTRGGFNGQMERSPRRTHHWQHNGELAEGGAEPKDPPPPGPHSEDLKVPPGVVRKSRRGRRRKYKKFPTQTSEIHLVLGSCS
- the MBD6 gene encoding methyl-CpG-binding domain protein 6 isoform X1, which produces MNGGNESSGADRAGGPVATSVPIGWQRCVREGAVLYISPSGTELSSLEQTRSYLLSDGTCKCGLECPLNVPKVFNFDPLAPVTPGGAGVGPASEEDMTKLCNHRRKAVAMATLYRSMETTCSHSSPGEGASPQMFHTVSPGPPSARPPCRVPPTTPLNGGPGSLPPEPPSVSQAFPTLAGPGGLFPPRLPDPVPSGGSSSPRFLPRGNAPSPAPPPPPAISLNAPSYNWGAALRSSLVPSDLGSPPAPHASSSPPSDPPLFHCSDALTPPPLPPSNNLPTHPGPATQPPVSSATMHLPLVLGPLGGAPTVEGPGAPPFLASSLLSAAAKAQHPPLPPPSTLQGRRPRAQAPSASHSSLRPSQRRPRRPPTVFRLLEGRGPQTPRRSRPRAPAPVPQPFSLPEPSQPILPSVLSLLGLPTPGPSHSDGSFNLLGSDAHLPPPPTLSSGSPPQPRHPIQPSLPGTTSGSLSSVPGAPAPPAASKAPVVPSPVLQSPSEGLGMGAGPACPLPPLAGGEAFPFPSPEQGLALSGAGFPGMLGALPLPLSLGQPPPSPLLNHSLFGVLTGGGGQPPPEPLLPPPGGPGPPLAPGEPEGPSLLVASLLPPPPSDLLPPPSAPPSNLLASFLPLLALGPTAGDGEGSAEGAGGPSGEPFSGLGDLSPLLFPPLSAPPTLIALNSALLAATLDPPSGTPPQPCVLSAPQPGPPTSSVTTATTDPGASSLGKAPSNSGRPPQLLSPLLGASLLGDLSSLTSSPGALPSLLQPPGPLLSGQLGLQLLPGGGAPPPLSEASSPLACLLQSLQQIPPEQPEAPCLPPESPASALEPEPARPPLSALAPPHGSPDPPVPELLTGRGSGKRGRRGGGGLRGINGEARPARGRKPGSRREPGRLALKWGTRGGFNGQMERSPRRTHHWQHNGELAEGGAEPKDPPPPGPHSEDLKVPPGVVRKSRRGRRRKYNPTRNSNSSRQDITLEPSPTARAAVPLPPRARPGRPAKNKRRKLAP
- the MBD6 gene encoding methyl-CpG-binding domain protein 6 isoform X2; amino-acid sequence: MNGGNESSGADRAGGPVATSVPIGWQRCVREGAVLYISPSGTELSSLEQTRSYLLSDGTCKCGLECPLNVPKVFNFDPLAPVTPGGAGVGPASEEDMTKLCNHRRKAVAMATLYRSMETTCSHSSPGEGASPQMFHTVSPGPPSARPPCRVPPTTPLNGGPGSLPPEPPSVSQAFPTLAGPGGLFPPRLPDPVPSGGSSSPRFLPRGNAPSPAPPPPPAISLNAPSYNWGAALRSSLVPSDLGSPPAPHASSSPPSDPPLFHCSDALTPPPLPPSNNLPTHPGPATQPPVSSATMHLPLVLGPLGGAPTVEGPGAPPFLASSLLSAAAKAQHPPLPPPSTLQGRRPRAQAPSASHSSLRPSQRRPRRPPTVFRLLEGRGPQTPRRSRPRAPAPVPQPFSLPEPSQPILPSVLSLLGLPTPGPSHSDGSFNLLGSDAHLPPPPTLSSGSPPQPRHPIQPSLPGTTSGSLSSVPGAPAPPAASKAPVVPSPVLQSPSEGLGMGAGPACPLPPLAGGEAFPFPSPEQGLALSGAGFPGMLGALPLPLSLGQPPPSPLLNHSLFGVLTGGGGQPPPEPLLPPPGGPGPPLAPGEPEGPSLLVASLLPPPPSDLLPPPSAPPSNLLASFLPLLALGPTAGDGEGSAEGAGGPSGEPFSGLGDLSPLLFPPLSAPPTLIALNSALLAATLDPPSGTPPQPCVLSAPQPGPPTSSVTTATTDPGASSLGKAPSNSGRPPQLLSPLLGASLLGDLSSLTSSPGALPSLLQPPGPLLSGQLGLQLLPGGGAPPPLSEASSPLACLLQSLQIPPEQPEAPCLPPESPASALEPEPARPPLSALAPPHGSPDPPVPELLTGRGSGKRGRRGGGGLRGINGEARPARGRKPGSRREPGRLALKWGTRGGFNGQMERSPRRTHHWQHNGELAEGGAEPKDPPPPGPHSEDLKVPPGVVRKSRRGRRRKYNPTRNSNSSRQDITLEPSPTARAAVPLPPRARPGRPAKNKRRKLAP